A section of the Candidatus Binatia bacterium genome encodes:
- a CDS encoding acyl-CoA dehydrogenase family protein has product MDLAFTPEEQKFADEVRTFVKANLPADVRDKVKNGKHLIRDDYMRWQQALGKKGWLVYTWPKKHGGPGFTPAQRYIFENICAEEYAPGIIPFGTKMVGPVIYTFGSDEQKA; this is encoded by the coding sequence ATGGATCTCGCATTCACCCCAGAAGAGCAGAAATTCGCTGACGAAGTCCGCACGTTCGTGAAGGCCAATCTACCGGCCGACGTGCGCGACAAGGTCAAGAACGGCAAGCACCTGATCCGCGACGACTACATGCGCTGGCAGCAGGCGCTCGGGAAGAAGGGCTGGCTGGTCTACACGTGGCCGAAGAAGCATGGCGGCCCGGGCTTCACGCCGGCGCAACGCTACATCTTCGAGAACATCTGCGCGGAGGAATACGCGCCGGGCATCATCCCGTTCGGCACCAAGATGGTCGGGCCGGTGATCTACACCTTCGGCAGCGACGAGCAGAAGGCGAA
- a CDS encoding SRPBCC domain-containing protein, whose amino-acid sequence MARWRFPLDMTARLLAADGAGYRMTLGYEDGRADTFDSTFVERVPNELVVERICFDAPERAGEMTVTTTLRDVGTGVEVSMRFEGLPATIKPRDNQEGARQALVRLARLLEF is encoded by the coding sequence CTGGCGCGCTGGCGTTTCCCGCTGGACATGACGGCGCGCCTGCTTGCCGCCGACGGCGCGGGCTATCGCATGACACTCGGCTATGAAGACGGACGCGCCGACACGTTCGACTCGACGTTCGTCGAGCGCGTGCCGAACGAGCTGGTGGTCGAACGCATCTGCTTCGACGCGCCGGAGCGTGCCGGCGAGATGACGGTGACGACGACGTTGCGTGACGTCGGCACCGGCGTCGAAGTGAGCATGCGGTTCGAGGGTTTGCCCGCGACTATCAAGCCCAGGGACAATCAGGAGGGCGCGCGGCAGGCGCTGGTACGGCTCGCCCGGCTGCTCGAATTCTGA
- a CDS encoding DUF6726 family protein: MLLLRILIALAAAASLTGCGAVAFPVRTASAAVKIVPVAGDVAAYPLDKTADAID; this comes from the coding sequence GTGTTGCTTTTGCGTATCCTCATTGCTCTGGCGGCCGCCGCCAGTCTCACCGGTTGTGGCGCCGTCGCGTTTCCCGTGCGCACCGCCAGCGCAGCCGTGAAGATCGTGCCGGTGGCCGGCGACGTGGCCGCCTATCCGCTCGATAAGACGGCTGACGCGATCGACTAA